From the genome of Candidatus Omnitrophota bacterium:
TGTCAAAAGGTTAAAAGTGGGTATTTTATTTTACCTGGATTTCTTTTGCAGAGTATATTCTACATATCCGGAGAGCACTTCCTGTAGTTTCATTGGTGGTGGAACCACAAAATAGTTATTCATAATTGCGTGGGCTATTTCATGTCCCAAAATACCCACTCTGAGATTATCCAAAGAGATATAGATGGTATTTGTTTCGTAGATATAAAAAGAGGGGGCTTTAAGATTCATACGGTAAAGTTTATAGAATTCTGAATCCAGTGTTTTGAAATCGCGCAGGATTCTCAAGCTACCTTTGAAACTATAAAGATGAATATCCAGAATATCAGAAACTTCAAGAAATAATGCATCCAAGGTCTTAGCAAGAATTGCTTCGGGATTATTGGAGCCATTCTTTAGGTAATTGGTGCCGATTTGTAGGTGCGGAGAAGAAAAATCTAGCCTTTGCGCTATCTCCAGAGGATTTAATCCGTAGTAATAATAGATATTAAAGTAATTCCCCTCAATCCTTTTCTCCTCGGCATAAGCAGAAATGTTAAGAAATATAAAAAATAAAATAGAATGAAAAACAACTCTCGTTAGGTGCCTATCTCTTACAGGCATAAGTTTGCGGGTTAATTTATATCCCCTATTAGTTTCTCTTATGGGTGTGAATTTGTGTTTTTATTTGTATTTATTCGGATCCTTTAATTCGGGATAATTTTAGCGTACTAAACTTTAAAATATTCTAATTTCTCCTTAATTTCCTCAATGGTTTTCTCCATTTCTGCAACTGTCCGAGAATCGTGGGAAATAGTTGGTTTTATCGCTTTATCCCAAGATTCTTTGAGTATAGCGTAGCGTTTCTTCAACTCCATAAAATTTTCTCTTAACCTATTAATCATCTCATTCATGCTCAAAGCCAAATCCTGCAGTTGGTCATTTTTACGAATCTGAAAGTTGCGACTTAAATCCCCTTTTCCCACAGAACTTAATTCATTCTTAAAACGATAAAGAGGCCCTGCAATTTTATGGGAGACAAAAAGGGTCAAAATTATCGTAGCAATACCCACGAGTATTGTCGTGACCAAAATCGTCTGAATTAGAATGGGGAAAAGAAAATCGGCGGTAGTTTTAACAGTTGCCCTTAGATTTTCAAAGGTCACGGTTGTTGACCCCCTGGTAAATACATAAAGTAGTCCCCCGATAAACAGAGAACCGAGAATAACCAGAATACAAAATTTAATAATAAACCGCAACTGAAACTTCTTCTCAATAAAATAAACCCTTCTCCGAATCATCCTCTTCTCCATAGTAATCATCCTCCCTTCTTAAAAAATAAAATTTAAAATTGCATCTCAAAGAGAAAAATTGCCACTAACTAAATAATCTTAATTACTATATTTACATTTTTTTGTTGTCATCTTTAATTTTGCATCTTGGATTTTGAACTCTCTTCTATCCCCAGTGCTTTTTTATCTATCTCAATTTTTGCCTTTGTCTTCAAACTCTCCACCCAACTATTAAATGCCCGCTCCTGATTATTCCTTATAACCTGCCATCTTATCTCTTTATAAACCTCAGAAAGGGGCTTCTCAATCAAACCCTTTTCTTTTAACTCCTTATAGTATGCCTCAACCTCTTGTTCACTCACCTGTATACGGGAAGCAAATTCATTGCTCTTCTTATCTAAAACCGCTTTAAGTAGTGTCTGTTCATAGAAGCGCTCAATGGATTTAAGAAATCCTTTATCCTGATTTAAACCCAGGCGTTCTGCTTCCTGTAGAATCAACTTCCGATTAACTAAATTCTCCAAAAAAGTTTCCTTCTGATTCCTTGGTCCTAAAAGTCCTGCCCCTGCCTCCTTAAATTCCTCCTCAAATTCCTTTGCGGTCATCTGAAAATTGTTAATTTTTAAAGCAGCTCTTCCCTTACTCTTTTTGGCGCAACCGAGAAACAAAAATACAAAAATAACCATAAATATCACAACATTTTTTCTCATCGCTACCTCCTGTTTTCGAAATTATTTTTTGCCAATTTCTTTACTTCCCTCTCAAAAAATTCTTTTACATTTTCCCAATCAACTTTTTTTAGCATTTTGGGCATCTCTTCTTCTTCAGCATCCTCAAAATAAACTAAACTTTTTTGGATATGCACCAGGTTGGCAGTCAGAGTTTTGTACTTACGGTTATATAACAAGAGAGTTTCTTTCAGAGATATCCCTTCTTTACAAATGAAATAAAGGTCAATAAAATCGCGTTTGGTTCCCCGGCAAGCGATAGCCGTTATTTTCATGACTGCCACATCAGAAATATCCGCAACATTTATCATTCCAAATTTTTTAAACGGATAAAACAAAGGATATTTATAGTAAAATATACTGAATTTTACACCCTTAAAATTACCTATTATTGTCCTCCAGGAAATTCTCTCGAGATGAAAACCACTTATTTCCTCCACCTCCGGCAAAAGCAGATTTTCATCAAATGCTTCTTGAGTAAAGAAGTCTAAGTCATAAGAAATACGATGTCCCAATTGCAGTGCCAAGGCAGTTCCTCCTGCCAGATATGCTTTCTGAATAATCTGGTTTTTCCCTAATAAGGCCAGAATTGCTTTTGTATTCCCCGGAAGGACCTCTGCAAACATTTTATCCTTTCTTTTTCAATTCCCAGAATTAAAGCCCAAAAGTTAGCAGTTTTTGGCGAGTATCCACGGAATTTGCACAAAGTATTTTTTATCTCGTCTTTCCTAAACTCTTTAAACATCCATCGCACTGCTTCCTCATCTCCATATTCCAGAATTCGTTTTAAGACATATACACGGTGATTTTTAAAATCTATCTGCTCAAAATCCGTATCCCAGAAATACTTCTTTAAGAATTTAGGTAATTCTCCCATAGTTAACTTTTATTCTATCACTTTTATTATGCCTTATCCAGCTAAATCTTGCAATAATATTTCTCTTGAATCAAGCACAATCAATATTGTAGAATATGTTTTACAAAAACTTACAAAATATGTACGAAGAATTCTTTAAGTGGAAAGAGAATCCTTTTTGCATCACCCCTGACCCAAGTTATCTATTTTTAAGCCGACGCCATACCGAAGCCTTAAATCACTTGCGCTACGGCATAGAATCGCGCAAAGGTTTCATTCAGATAACCGGGGAAATCGGGACGGGAAAAACCACGCTTTGTCGCGCGCTCTTAAACAGTCTAAACTCCTCTACCCGAAGCGCACTCATCCTTAATCCCACGCTCTCAGAGAATCAACTTCTGGAAAATATCATAGAAGATTTTGGCATACCTCTAACCAAACGCAGCCGTTTAAGTATGCTTAAAGCACTTAATCAATTTCTGCTGGAGGAACTTGCCCGTGGACACAACTGTATCCTAATCATTGACGAAGCCCAAAACATTAAACCCAGCCAACTGGAGCACTTGAGGCTTCTCTCCAATTTAGAAACCGCTAAAGAAAAACTCTTACAAATTATCCTCGTGGGGCAACCGGAGTTAAAAGAAAAACTAAATGTTCCCCAACTGAAACAACTGCGCCAAAGAATAGTTGTTCGTTACCATATCCAGCCCTTAGAACGCGATGAAGTACTTTCTTACATAAAACATCGGATGAGGGTAGCAGGCTGTGAGGATTCGGCAAACTTTACTTCTCTTGCTTTAGAAAAAATATACTTTTATAGCCAGGGAGTCCCGCGCTTAATTAATGCTTTGTGTGAGAAAGCCCTGCTCTGCGCCTATACTTTGGAAACCCACGAGATAACCGAAGAAGTGATTGGCCGAGCAGAACAAGAATTGGAGGGTATTATCGTATGAGCATCATCAGCGATGCCTTAATAAAGGCAGAGAAAGAAAAGAAGAAACCGGGTTCGCCTTTGTCTCTTCCCTTAAAGAACACTCATCACCATAAAACACCAAAGGGAAAGAAAATAAATTTATGGATTTTGCTCCTATTTTTATTGGGAATTGCATTACTCAGCCAGGCAAAATACAAAAATATAAAGATAGAAAAATGGGCAAAAAAGATTATGCCTCAAAGTAGAAACCATATTAAAATAGTTTCCAAGGTCCCGCCAACTGAAGTAACGACACCTCTTGCTGAAGCCCCCAAACAGGAAGAAAGAATAAGTTTTGTTCTTTCAGGTATTCTCTTTGACAAAAAAGATGCTCTGGCGATCATCAACGGAGAACTGGTGAGAGAAGGAGAAAGCGTAGAAGAAGCTACGGTAATGGAAATCGGTCCGAAACAGGTAAAATTACGCTACGGAGAAGAGACGATTACCCTGAAACTACCGTAATCAAGAAGTGTAAAGTTTAAAGCGCAAAACTAAGATAACGAATATAACGAATTTAACGAAATTAACGAACACAACGAACCAAACAGGGATCCGTAAACCGTAATCGGTAACCCGTAATAAGAAGCGTAAAGTACAAAGCGCAAAGCGCAAAACGGAAAACGAGCAAAACGAATAGAACGAACTAAACGAAAATAACGAATAGAACGAATTCAACGAACATAACGAAATTAACGAAACTAACGAACACAACGAACTAAACGAATATAACAAACATTATGAAAAATAGTGGTTTTACGCTCATGGAGATTGTTTTGGTAATTGTTTTAGTGGGTATTTTAGGTATTACTTTTGCGGTGAAATATTCTGGTTTTGAGGAGACAAAACTTTCTTCAGCAGCAAGTAAACTTGCCGCGGATATTGCTTATGCCCAACAATTGGCAATTACCACCCAACTCTACCACGGAATCTCTTTTGACTCTAACGCTGAAGAATATTATCTTTTTCGCATTGAAACAAATAACACTCAAACCACCATAAAAAACCCTTCTACAGGAGAAGATTTTGTGGTAGAATATGATTTTGGAGAATTGCAGGGGATTAATCTCCAAACAGTAAATATCGGCGGAGGAACAGAAATTATTTTTGACTGGCAAGGAATACCTTATGATAATTCAAAAACCGCTCTTACCAGTGATGCTACAATTACTTTAGAATATAGAGGGCGAACAAAAACCTTAACCGTGATTGCGGGAACGGGAAAAGTAAGCTGGTAAATCAGTAATCCGTGATAATTTAGGGATTCGTAATCCGTAAATCGTAATTCGTAATTACAACTAAACGAACTAAACGAATTTAACTAAATTAACGAACAAAACAAACTAAACGGGATCCGTAAACCGTAATCGGTAATCCGTAATAAGAAGCGTAAAGTACAAAGCGCAAAGCACAAAACGAAAATAACGAACCCAACAAATTTAACGAAATTAACGAACTAAACGTTTTACCAATTACTGATTTACCGATTACGAACGTATGCAGATGAATCGTGGTGTTACTTTACTGGAATTGGTTGTTTTTATCATCGTCGCCGGAATTGCTCTGCCTCCCCTTTTAATGGTCGCTTCCCAAGCGGTGCACAATGCTGTAGTCAATGAAATAATTTTAACCAGCACCGGTTTAGCAGAAGGAAAAATGGAAGAAATAAAATTGCTTAATTTTGATAATGTAGGAGATAGCTTGGGAACATTTAGTAGTCCGTTTGGAAATTATAGTTTTTCGGTAAGTGTGGGTTGCGTTACTAGTTCTAATTATGATAATCCCCAAACCTGCCAACCAACCGATAATTATAAACGTGTGGCAGTAACCGTAAGTAATTCCATTATTCCCCAAATAGACTCAACTTTAGTCACCATAATCACCAAAAGATGAGGGGTAACTTAAATAAAAAATCGGGCTTTACTCTGCTGGAGTTAGTGATTGTGATTGCCTTGGTGGGCATACTTGCTCTTTTCTTAGCGGAAGTAATAAGAAGAGGTGTGGAGTCCTGGTATTTCGTGATGGACAAGGAGGAGCTTGCTCTGCAAACTCCTTATGTTTTAACGCGTCTGGTGCGGGAATTGCGCACTGCCAATACGGTAACTTCTGCTTTGGGAAATACCATTGTTTTTAAAGATTACCAAAATAATACTTTTAACTACGCTCTTTTCGGCAATGTTCTTTACCGCAACGGAAGTCCATTATTAGATGGAGTAACAAATTTCTCTTTACAATATTATCCCTCAAGTAGTAATATAAGAATGGTAACTATAAGTTTACAAAGAAGTAAAGGCGCCTATAGTCTATCCTTGCAGAGCGGAGCGAAACTGAGAAAGTGAGAAGTTAAACGAATCAAACGAACACAACGAACTAAACGAACACAACGAACATAACTGACATAAAAAATGGTTAAAGCTTCTAAGGATGATATAATTACTTATCTTAAAAAAAATAAGCGGTTTTTTAAAAAAGAATTTGGGGTGAGGGATATAGGAATTTTTGGAAGTTTAATCACTGACAGCCGGGTTAAAGGAAGCGACATAGATATTATCATTGAAATGGAGAAAGATAAGAAAAATATACATAATTTTCTCAACTTTAAAAGATTTTTAGAAAACCAGCTACAAACGGAGATAGATTTGGGTTTGGCAGATGCCTTGAAGCCGGCAATAAAGGAAGAAATAGAAGACAAGATAATTTATGTCTGAAAAGAGGCGCGAGGAACTCTATTTACAAGATATTCTTGATTCCGGCAATGCAATTCTTGAGTTTGTTAAAGGTTTATCCCTTGGTAAATTTATCAAAGATAGGAAAACTTACTCTGCGGTAATTAGAGAATTTGAGATTATTGGTGAGGCAGTGGGGAAAATTTCCCAACCGAGAAAAGCAAAATATCCCCGCGTAGCGTGGCAAGATATAAAAGATTTTCGCAACTTATTGAGTCATGAATATTTTG
Proteins encoded in this window:
- a CDS encoding cell wall metabolism sensor histidine kinase WalK, coding for MEKRMIRRRVYFIEKKFQLRFIIKFCILVILGSLFIGGLLYVFTRGSTTVTFENLRATVKTTADFLFPILIQTILVTTILVGIATIILTLFVSHKIAGPLYRFKNELSSVGKGDLSRNFQIRKNDQLQDLALSMNEMINRLRENFMELKKRYAILKESWDKAIKPTISHDSRTVAEMEKTIEEIKEKLEYFKV
- a CDS encoding SurA N-terminal domain-containing protein, which codes for MRKNVVIFMVIFVFLFLGCAKKSKGRAALKINNFQMTAKEFEEEFKEAGAGLLGPRNQKETFLENLVNRKLILQEAERLGLNQDKGFLKSIERFYEQTLLKAVLDKKSNEFASRIQVSEQEVEAYYKELKEKGLIEKPLSEVYKEIRWQVIRNNQERAFNSWVESLKTKAKIEIDKKALGIEESSKSKMQN
- a CDS encoding nucleotidyl transferase AbiEii/AbiGii toxin family protein, producing MFAEVLPGNTKAILALLGKNQIIQKAYLAGGTALALQLGHRISYDLDFFTQEAFDENLLLPEVEEISGFHLERISWRTIIGNFKGVKFSIFYYKYPLFYPFKKFGMINVADISDVAVMKITAIACRGTKRDFIDLYFICKEGISLKETLLLYNRKYKTLTANLVHIQKSLVYFEDAEEEEMPKMLKKVDWENVKEFFEREVKKLAKNNFENRR
- a CDS encoding AAA family ATPase — protein: MYEEFFKWKENPFCITPDPSYLFLSRRHTEALNHLRYGIESRKGFIQITGEIGTGKTTLCRALLNSLNSSTRSALILNPTLSENQLLENIIEDFGIPLTKRSRLSMLKALNQFLLEELARGHNCILIIDEAQNIKPSQLEHLRLLSNLETAKEKLLQIILVGQPELKEKLNVPQLKQLRQRIVVRYHIQPLERDEVLSYIKHRMRVAGCEDSANFTSLALEKIYFYSQGVPRLINALCEKALLCAYTLETHEITEEVIGRAEQELEGIIV
- a CDS encoding general secretion pathway protein GspB translates to MSIISDALIKAEKEKKKPGSPLSLPLKNTHHHKTPKGKKINLWILLLFLLGIALLSQAKYKNIKIEKWAKKIMPQSRNHIKIVSKVPPTEVTTPLAEAPKQEERISFVLSGILFDKKDALAIINGELVREGESVEEATVMEIGPKQVKLRYGEETITLKLP
- a CDS encoding prepilin-type N-terminal cleavage/methylation domain-containing protein is translated as MKNSGFTLMEIVLVIVLVGILGITFAVKYSGFEETKLSSAASKLAADIAYAQQLAITTQLYHGISFDSNAEEYYLFRIETNNTQTTIKNPSTGEDFVVEYDFGELQGINLQTVNIGGGTEIIFDWQGIPYDNSKTALTSDATITLEYRGRTKTLTVIAGTGKVSW
- a CDS encoding type II secretion system GspH family protein, yielding MQMNRGVTLLELVVFIIVAGIALPPLLMVASQAVHNAVVNEIILTSTGLAEGKMEEIKLLNFDNVGDSLGTFSSPFGNYSFSVSVGCVTSSNYDNPQTCQPTDNYKRVAVTVSNSIIPQIDSTLVTIITKR
- a CDS encoding type II secretion system protein, whose product is MRGNLNKKSGFTLLELVIVIALVGILALFLAEVIRRGVESWYFVMDKEELALQTPYVLTRLVRELRTANTVTSALGNTIVFKDYQNNTFNYALFGNVLYRNGSPLLDGVTNFSLQYYPSSSNIRMVTISLQRSKGAYSLSLQSGAKLRK
- a CDS encoding nucleotidyltransferase domain-containing protein, giving the protein MVKASKDDIITYLKKNKRFFKKEFGVRDIGIFGSLITDSRVKGSDIDIIIEMEKDKKNIHNFLNFKRFLENQLQTEIDLGLADALKPAIKEEIEDKIIYV
- a CDS encoding DUF86 domain-containing protein; this translates as MSEKRREELYLQDILDSGNAILEFVKGLSLGKFIKDRKTYSAVIREFEIIGEAVGKISQPRKAKYPRVAWQDIKDFRNLLSHEYFGVDVEIVWKIIKDDLPTLLATAKEMLGELK